A window from Mycobacterium saskatchewanense encodes these proteins:
- a CDS encoding DUF2252 domain-containing protein, with amino-acid sequence MPQRVLRERLIDLEEPDEDVARGRALRKAVPRRALAQLTSAGRTATDILTAQNQGRLRELVPLRFARMLADPFSFYRGSAAVMAADLAASPSSGIEVMCCGDAHISNFGMYAAPHRSIVFDLNDFDEAAVAPAEWDVKRLITSAIVGGRHAGYPAGAIRRTVEHALVGYQTGLQAMLESDVLDRYYLRVEPERYTGKVSKGMLGVIQRTTSRARTRTSARVFKQITDAGPQGTPRLREAPPLLQHVDEDVEGPLLESIEEYLAAVPADVALLLSHFRVTDVALRVVGVGSVGTRCYLVILVGPHGTPLILQIKEATGSVLVEYGGWRQPDSLNAAVEAKGQGVRVVDGQRILQAVSDVFLGTTRKDGRDYYVRQFHDMKGTVDTEGMSPKTFREYVAACAVLLARAHSQSANASILRGYVGTNDTVHAAVAEWSYAYADKSLDDFHQLRAAAAAGEIEVAGDPGR; translated from the coding sequence ATGCCGCAACGGGTGTTGCGTGAGCGCCTCATCGATCTCGAGGAGCCCGATGAGGATGTGGCGCGCGGTCGGGCGCTGCGAAAAGCCGTGCCCCGGCGCGCACTCGCCCAACTCACTTCCGCCGGGCGAACGGCCACCGACATCCTCACCGCCCAGAACCAGGGCAGGTTGCGTGAACTCGTCCCGCTGCGTTTCGCCCGGATGCTCGCCGACCCGTTCTCGTTCTACCGCGGGTCGGCCGCGGTCATGGCCGCCGACCTGGCCGCGAGCCCGTCGAGCGGGATCGAAGTCATGTGCTGCGGGGACGCCCACATCTCGAATTTCGGCATGTACGCCGCGCCCCATCGCTCAATCGTCTTCGACCTCAACGACTTCGACGAGGCCGCCGTTGCGCCCGCGGAATGGGACGTCAAGCGCCTGATCACCAGCGCCATCGTCGGTGGCCGCCACGCCGGATATCCGGCCGGCGCTATCCGACGCACCGTTGAACACGCGTTGGTCGGCTACCAGACCGGTCTTCAGGCCATGCTCGAGTCGGACGTTCTGGACCGGTACTACTTACGCGTGGAGCCGGAGCGCTACACGGGCAAGGTATCCAAAGGCATGCTCGGAGTGATCCAGCGAACGACATCCCGGGCCCGCACCCGGACGTCGGCGCGGGTCTTCAAACAGATCACCGACGCCGGCCCGCAGGGGACGCCGCGCCTGCGGGAAGCGCCCCCGCTTCTGCAGCACGTCGACGAGGACGTGGAAGGGCCGCTGCTGGAGTCGATCGAGGAGTACCTGGCCGCGGTACCCGCCGATGTCGCCCTGCTGTTGTCGCATTTCCGCGTCACCGATGTCGCGCTTCGGGTGGTCGGCGTGGGCAGCGTCGGCACCCGCTGTTACCTCGTCATCCTGGTGGGTCCCCACGGCACACCGCTGATCCTGCAGATCAAAGAGGCGACCGGGTCGGTGCTCGTCGAATACGGGGGCTGGCGCCAACCGGACTCGTTGAACGCCGCCGTCGAGGCGAAGGGCCAAGGCGTACGCGTCGTCGACGGTCAGCGGATCCTGCAGGCGGTGTCGGATGTGTTCCTCGGCACGACGCGCAAGGACGGTCGCGACTACTACGTCCGTCAGTTCCACGACATGAAGGGCACCGTGGACACCGAGGGCATGTCGCCCAAGACGTTTCGCGAATACGTCGCGGCGTGTGCCGTGCTGCTGGCGAGGGCGCACTCCCAGAGTGCGAATGCGTCGATCCTGCGGGGATACGTCGGCACCAACGACACCGTGCACGCCGCGGTCGCCGAGTGGTCGTATGCCTACGCCGACAAGTCGCTCGACGATTTCCACCAACTGCGCGCGGCGGCCGCGGCCGGTGAGATCGAGGTGGCCGGTGACCCGGGCCGGTAG
- a CDS encoding sulfate ABC transporter substrate-binding protein, with protein MTAGDGVRVVRLLSRRLPWLDILGIIAIVVAATAVVIKNLPSAETSQLLNVSYDPTRELYAAIDKAFIPQYRDRTGITLDIKESHGGSGRQLRSVLDGSQKAGVVSLATIGDVQALSRRGLVAADWQHRLPNNSVPYTSTIAFVVRRGNPKGIHDWPDLVKADVSVVTPDPRSSGNGQLSVLAAWGSVTTRGGSRAQATSYLKALLQHVTVSAAGARGAADSFALARLGDVQLTWENEALREVAANKDELELIYPPVSILAEPAVAWVDANVTDAKKAACAKAYLDFLFSDAAQEQVARYGYRPVKPQILAAHADRLPPLTLFPIGAIAKDWSDAREQFFGTNGILESLSAPAGT; from the coding sequence GTGACGGCCGGAGATGGGGTTCGCGTGGTGAGGCTGCTGTCACGCCGCCTGCCCTGGCTCGACATCCTCGGCATCATCGCCATCGTCGTCGCCGCGACAGCGGTCGTGATCAAGAACCTGCCATCGGCGGAGACCAGCCAACTCCTCAACGTCTCTTACGACCCGACCCGTGAGTTATACGCCGCGATCGACAAAGCTTTCATCCCGCAGTATCGCGACCGCACCGGGATCACGTTGGACATCAAGGAATCTCACGGTGGTTCCGGCCGGCAGTTGCGTAGCGTCCTGGACGGCAGCCAGAAAGCCGGCGTCGTCTCTCTGGCGACGATCGGCGACGTCCAGGCGTTGAGCCGGCGAGGGCTGGTCGCCGCCGACTGGCAGCACCGGCTGCCGAACAATTCCGTGCCCTACACGTCGACCATCGCCTTCGTCGTCCGTCGGGGCAACCCCAAGGGCATCCATGACTGGCCCGACCTGGTCAAGGCCGACGTGTCCGTAGTGACCCCCGATCCCCGCAGCTCGGGCAACGGCCAGTTGAGCGTCCTGGCCGCCTGGGGCAGCGTGACCACGCGCGGCGGCAGCCGGGCCCAGGCGACCAGTTACCTCAAGGCGCTTCTGCAGCATGTGACGGTGTCCGCCGCCGGTGCGCGCGGTGCGGCAGACAGCTTCGCGCTGGCCAGGCTCGGTGACGTGCAGCTGACTTGGGAGAACGAAGCGCTACGCGAGGTAGCAGCGAACAAGGACGAGTTGGAGCTGATCTACCCGCCGGTGAGCATCCTCGCCGAGCCCGCGGTCGCCTGGGTCGACGCGAACGTGACCGACGCCAAGAAGGCGGCGTGCGCCAAGGCATATCTCGACTTCTTGTTCAGTGACGCGGCGCAGGAGCAGGTGGCGCGATACGGCTACCGCCCAGTCAAACCGCAGATCCTCGCCGCCCACGCCGACCGGCTGCCTCCGCTCACGCTCTTCCCGATCGGCGCGATCGCCAAGGACTGGAGCGATGCGCGCGAGCAGTTCTTCGGTACCAACGGAATCCTCGAATCGTTGTCAGCGCCGGCAGGAACATAA
- a CDS encoding SulP family inorganic anion transporter gives MSFGVNYDLVKGRHDLVAGLTVAAISFPQAMAYALIAGVDPRFGVYSAIVVTIVASIFGSSSHLINGPTSAISLLVFTALAFIDSENTTELFEGLFLLAVLVGGLQIVISLFRLGNLTRYISESVIIGFMAAAAFLLAVGQLGNALGVRDKGNGHMQVLHRVWLTLTRGDHINYRALILSVAAVALAVVLRRLVQRFGWPQVDMLAVLIITGLIAYLAGWSVAGANGRTAVSVAAKIPRSLPTPHVPDVHTSWLPHLSTGALAIAFVGIIEALSIAKAIAYQTQQKIDYNRQIMAEGLANLAGGFFQSLPGSGSLSRSAINFQSGARTRFSGIVSAATVAAALLLFAPLLRYVPQAALAGLLLVTAARLVDVKRLIYTVKASRYDAGLVVVTAFTGVAVDLDKSVLLGVILSILLFVPRAAKLKARELIVTPERVVRERIAGDPADASIVIYDLEGELFFGAAPELDRYLLEIRKRIQADQIKYVVLRLKRVRHPDVVCIERIEHFLRDETARGVTVLLAGVRPDTLGVLTNVGFGKWFPEGHVFPEEDEEFSATLKAVRHAHNALAQLRLKEPFTSAPELAPHPDLYYLV, from the coding sequence TTGAGCTTTGGTGTGAACTACGACTTGGTGAAAGGCCGGCACGACCTCGTTGCCGGTCTGACCGTCGCCGCCATCTCGTTTCCTCAGGCGATGGCTTATGCGCTGATCGCCGGGGTGGATCCCAGGTTCGGCGTGTACTCCGCGATCGTCGTGACGATCGTCGCCTCGATCTTCGGGTCCTCCTCGCATCTGATCAACGGCCCGACGAGCGCGATATCGCTACTGGTCTTCACGGCGCTGGCCTTCATCGATTCGGAGAACACCACCGAACTGTTCGAGGGGCTGTTCCTGCTGGCTGTTCTGGTCGGCGGCCTCCAGATCGTGATCAGCCTCTTCAGGCTCGGCAACCTCACCCGCTACATCTCCGAGTCCGTCATCATCGGCTTCATGGCCGCGGCCGCTTTCCTGCTGGCCGTGGGTCAACTGGGCAACGCGCTCGGTGTGCGCGACAAGGGCAACGGCCACATGCAGGTGCTCCACCGCGTGTGGCTGACCCTGACCCGCGGCGACCACATCAACTACCGGGCGCTGATACTCAGCGTCGCGGCGGTGGCACTGGCCGTGGTCCTGCGGAGGCTGGTGCAACGCTTCGGCTGGCCGCAGGTCGACATGCTCGCCGTCCTCATCATCACCGGGCTCATCGCCTATCTCGCGGGGTGGTCGGTGGCCGGCGCGAACGGCCGTACCGCGGTGTCGGTGGCCGCCAAGATCCCGCGGAGCCTGCCGACCCCACACGTGCCCGACGTTCACACCAGCTGGTTGCCGCACCTGTCCACCGGTGCGCTGGCCATCGCCTTCGTCGGCATCATCGAGGCCCTGTCGATCGCCAAAGCGATTGCGTACCAGACCCAACAGAAGATCGACTACAACCGGCAGATCATGGCCGAGGGCCTGGCCAACCTCGCCGGGGGCTTCTTCCAAAGCCTGCCGGGCTCGGGTTCGTTGTCGCGGTCGGCGATCAACTTCCAGTCCGGCGCGCGCACACGCTTCTCCGGGATCGTTTCGGCCGCCACGGTGGCCGCGGCGTTGCTGTTGTTCGCACCGTTGCTGCGTTACGTTCCGCAGGCGGCGCTGGCCGGGCTGCTGCTTGTAACGGCTGCGCGGCTGGTCGATGTCAAGCGCCTGATCTACACGGTCAAGGCATCCCGCTATGACGCCGGCCTGGTGGTCGTCACCGCCTTCACCGGCGTCGCGGTCGATCTCGACAAATCAGTCCTGCTCGGCGTGATCCTGTCGATCCTGCTGTTCGTGCCGCGAGCGGCGAAGCTGAAGGCCAGGGAGCTCATCGTCACACCCGAACGCGTTGTGCGCGAACGCATCGCCGGCGACCCCGCCGACGCGTCGATCGTCATCTACGACCTGGAGGGCGAGCTGTTCTTCGGGGCCGCACCGGAATTGGATCGCTACCTGCTGGAGATCAGGAAGCGGATCCAGGCGGATCAGATCAAGTATGTGGTGTTGCGGCTGAAGCGGGTACGCCACCCCGACGTGGTGTGCATCGAACGCATAGAGCACTTCCTCCGGGACGAGACGGCCCGCGGGGTGACGGTGCTGCTCGCCGGAGTGCGACCCGACACGCTCGGCGTCTTGACGAACGTTGGCTTCGGCAAGTGGTTTCCCGAGGGGCATGTCTTCCCCGAGGAAGACGAGGAGTTCTCCGCGACCCTCAAAGCGGTCCGCCACGCCCACAATGCGCTGGCCCAGCTGCGGCTGAAGGAGCCGTTCACGTCCGCGCCGGAATTGGCCCCGCACCCGGACCTCTATTACCTCGTCTGA
- a CDS encoding SDR family oxidoreductase gives MAREVLTVLGVGGMGQAIAHRLGPGKTVLLADKDEAALTAVAGALTSAGYHVESRAVDVSSPDSVRALAHHAASLGAVTQVVHTAGLSPAQASAAAILAVDLLGTALVLEEFGQVVAPGGAGVVVASMAGHMFPALSAEQERVLAHTPGRDLLGLDFVSPHKITEPGIAYGIAKQANHVRVRAASAQWGARGARVNSISPGVISTPMGQQELASPVGDGMRAMIAASATGRLGTPGDIAAATAFLLGPEASFITGTDLLVDGGVIAAIKAGSPAV, from the coding sequence GTGGCTCGAGAGGTGTTGACCGTTCTCGGCGTGGGCGGCATGGGTCAGGCGATCGCCCACCGCCTCGGTCCCGGCAAAACGGTGCTATTGGCCGATAAGGACGAGGCGGCGCTGACCGCGGTCGCCGGGGCGCTGACAAGCGCCGGTTACCACGTCGAAAGCCGCGCCGTCGACGTCTCGTCGCCGGATTCCGTCCGCGCGCTCGCCCACCATGCCGCCTCGCTCGGCGCCGTCACCCAGGTGGTGCACACGGCGGGGCTGTCCCCGGCGCAGGCCTCCGCCGCCGCGATCCTGGCCGTCGACCTCCTGGGTACCGCCCTCGTGCTGGAAGAATTCGGCCAGGTCGTCGCTCCGGGCGGCGCGGGTGTCGTCGTCGCCAGCATGGCGGGTCACATGTTCCCGGCGCTCTCCGCCGAACAGGAACGCGTCTTGGCCCACACCCCCGGCCGCGACCTCCTCGGGCTCGATTTCGTCAGCCCCCACAAGATCACCGAACCCGGCATCGCCTACGGCATCGCGAAGCAGGCCAACCACGTTCGAGTGCGCGCCGCGAGCGCGCAGTGGGGAGCCCGCGGCGCGCGGGTCAACTCGATCAGCCCGGGCGTCATCTCCACACCGATGGGTCAGCAGGAGCTCGCCTCCCCGGTCGGCGACGGCATGCGGGCGATGATCGCGGCCTCCGCGACCGGCCGCCTGGGGACCCCCGGCGACATCGCGGCGGCGACCGCGTTCCTGCTCGGACCGGAGGCCTCCTTCATCACGGGCACCGACCTGCTCGTCGACGGCGGTGTCATCGCGGCGATCAAGGCGGGCAGCCCCGCAGTCTGA